The Streptomyces sp. NBC_01275 genome has a segment encoding these proteins:
- a CDS encoding rhomboid-like protein gives MRLSGAPRAVWAYIRSAPGTYVWLAILFVTTVALHHMSPEFEQEFLRQRSTNLHELSRHPVRVLVSSAMWIDGGHWLPYAVLYSVFHAQAERWLGTVRWLAVCVAAHVLATLISEGALLKAIRDGIAPGSAVNTLDVGVSYALAGVVAVLVYRIPSPWRYACLAAVLVVYVVPLTSGATFTDFGHFVSVLIGLACYPLVRGRTGGRAERRNPKETAAAPPG, from the coding sequence ATGCGTCTTTCCGGGGCCCCGCGCGCGGTGTGGGCGTACATCCGCAGCGCCCCCGGCACGTACGTGTGGCTGGCGATCCTGTTCGTCACCACGGTCGCCCTGCATCACATGTCCCCGGAGTTCGAACAGGAGTTCCTGCGCCAGCGGTCCACCAACCTCCATGAGCTGTCCCGGCATCCGGTGCGGGTCCTGGTGTCGAGCGCGATGTGGATCGACGGCGGCCACTGGCTGCCGTACGCGGTGCTGTACTCCGTGTTCCACGCGCAGGCCGAGCGGTGGCTGGGGACCGTGCGGTGGCTGGCGGTGTGCGTGGCCGCGCATGTGCTGGCGACGCTGATCAGCGAGGGCGCGCTGCTGAAGGCGATCCGGGACGGCATCGCGCCGGGGTCGGCGGTCAACACCCTGGACGTGGGGGTGAGTTACGCGCTGGCGGGGGTCGTCGCGGTGCTGGTCTACCGGATCCCCTCGCCCTGGCGGTACGCGTGTCTCGCGGCCGTCCTCGTCGTGTACGTCGTCCCGCTGACCTCCGGGGCGACCTTCACCGACTTCGGTCACTTCGTCTCCGTGCTCATCGGGCTGGCGTGCTATCCGCTGGTCAGAGGGCGTACGGGAGGCCGTGCGGAACGACGGAATCCGAAGGAGACGGCGGCCGCCCCGCCGGGTTAA
- a CDS encoding ABC transporter ATP-binding protein, with amino-acid sequence MATVTFDKATRIYPGSTKPAVDALEIDIADGEFLVLVGPSGCGKSTSLRMLAGLEDVNGGAIRIGDRDVTHLPPKDRDIAMVFQNYALYPHMSVADNMGFALKIAGVNKAEIRQKVEEAAKILDLTEYLDRKPKALSGGQRQRVAMGRAIVREPQVFLMDEPLSNLDAKLRVSTRTQIASLQRRLGITTVYVTHDQVEALTMGDRVAVLKDGLLQQVDTPRNMYDRPANLFVAGFIGSPAMNLVEVPIADGGVKFGNSVVPVQRDALSAATDKTVTVGVRPEHFDVATDSDQGVAVVVNVVEELGSDAFVYGTAQVGGETKDLVVRVGGRDVPEKGSTLNVVPRAGETHVFSTSTGERLSD; translated from the coding sequence ATGGCCACTGTCACGTTCGACAAGGCGACCCGGATCTACCCGGGTTCCACCAAGCCCGCCGTCGACGCACTCGAGATCGACATCGCGGACGGCGAGTTCCTCGTCCTCGTCGGCCCGTCCGGCTGCGGCAAGTCCACCTCGCTCCGCATGCTCGCGGGGCTCGAGGACGTCAACGGCGGTGCGATCCGCATCGGCGACCGCGACGTCACCCACCTGCCGCCCAAGGACCGGGACATCGCCATGGTGTTCCAGAACTACGCGCTCTACCCGCACATGTCGGTCGCCGACAACATGGGCTTCGCGCTCAAGATCGCCGGCGTCAACAAGGCGGAGATCCGGCAGAAGGTCGAGGAGGCCGCGAAGATCCTCGACCTCACCGAGTACCTGGACCGCAAGCCGAAGGCCCTCTCCGGCGGTCAGCGCCAGCGTGTCGCGATGGGCCGCGCCATCGTCCGCGAGCCGCAGGTCTTCCTCATGGACGAGCCGCTGTCCAACCTGGACGCCAAGCTCCGCGTCTCGACGCGTACGCAGATCGCCTCGCTCCAGCGCCGCCTCGGCATCACCACCGTGTACGTCACCCACGACCAGGTCGAGGCCCTGACCATGGGCGACCGCGTCGCGGTCCTCAAGGACGGTCTGCTCCAGCAGGTCGACACCCCGCGCAACATGTACGACCGCCCCGCCAACCTCTTCGTGGCCGGCTTCATCGGCTCCCCGGCGATGAACCTCGTCGAGGTGCCGATCGCCGACGGCGGCGTGAAGTTCGGCAACTCGGTGGTGCCGGTGCAGCGCGACGCGCTCTCCGCCGCCACCGACAAGACGGTCACGGTCGGCGTCCGCCCCGAGCACTTCGACGTGGCCACCGACTCCGACCAGGGCGTCGCGGTCGTCGTGAACGTGGTCGAGGAGCTCGGCTCCGACGCCTTCGTCTACGGCACCGCCCAGGTCGGCGGCGAGACCAAGGACCTCGTGGTCCGCGTCGGCGGCCGTGACGTCCCGGAGAAGGGCAGCACGCTGAACGTCGTCCCGCGCGCGGGCGAGACCCACGTGTTCTCGACGTCGACGGGCGAGCGCCTCTCCGACTGA
- a CDS encoding nucleotidyltransferase family protein → MTDPHAATRPTQAVVLAGGQGSRLRPYTDDRPKPMVEIPGTGTPIIGHQLGWLAEEGVTDVVISCGHLAEVLQDWLASADLPLKVTTVVETEPLGRGGGLKYAAARLPHPDRPWYATNGDIWTRFSLREMADFHAERDAIATLALARPRIPWGAVKTDGFGHITDFIEAPPTTYEINAGVYVFSPAFAGLLPARGDHERTTFPHLARERRLAGFPIPQGAYWRAIDTAKDLTEAAKELAALGR, encoded by the coding sequence ATGACCGATCCGCACGCCGCGACCCGCCCCACGCAAGCCGTCGTCCTGGCCGGTGGCCAGGGGTCCCGGCTGCGCCCGTACACCGACGACCGGCCCAAGCCGATGGTCGAGATCCCCGGGACGGGGACGCCGATCATCGGCCACCAGCTCGGCTGGCTCGCCGAGGAGGGCGTGACGGACGTCGTGATCTCCTGCGGCCATCTCGCCGAGGTCCTCCAGGACTGGCTGGCCTCCGCCGACCTGCCCCTGAAGGTCACCACCGTCGTCGAGACGGAGCCCCTGGGCCGCGGCGGCGGCCTGAAGTACGCCGCCGCCCGCCTCCCCCACCCCGACCGGCCCTGGTACGCCACCAACGGCGACATCTGGACCCGCTTCTCGCTGCGCGAGATGGCCGACTTCCACGCCGAGCGCGACGCCATAGCCACCCTCGCGCTGGCACGTCCGCGCATTCCGTGGGGGGCGGTGAAGACGGACGGTTTCGGCCACATCACGGACTTCATCGAGGCCCCGCCCACGACGTACGAGATCAACGCGGGCGTGTACGTCTTCTCCCCGGCGTTCGCCGGACTGCTCCCCGCGCGCGGCGACCACGAGCGGACGACGTTCCCGCACCTCGCCCGCGAGCGCCGCCTGGCCGGCTTCCCGATCCCGCAGGGCGCGTACTGGCGGGCCATCGACACGGCGAAGGACCTCACGGAGGCGGCGAAGGAACTGGCGGCGCTGGGGCGCTGA